GCACAAAACGAGGCACTAAATTGCACacaaaaaattcgtcgaaacatagcCATGtaggatctagtttcaaagatctcgtcgcgaggattcggagggtgaaaatggATCTTAATTTTGATGCGCGGTTTGAAAGTTATGGCTTTTTGAAATTTGTAAATCGTGAATTAAATGATACAAAGCCATGTGCGTCCATGCACTAAAAGTAGGAACAGCCGGACGCATGTCTGTTGGAATTTTCTGTTTAACTAGCTGGGACCATAGAAATTTTTCTTAATTGGGATAAAGAGACAAACACTTTTCATTTAATAGCCGGCCGCTGTGAAGCGCTAGCGGGTCAACGGCTGCCCGCTAGACGCGTCCATGAATTATGACTCACTGCCCTTGATTGGACCCTTTCCCCTGGCCCACCCTCTGATCTTGCGGAGCAATCTTGGCCGTCCGATCCCTGTCCTGCAGCCCGCCAGCCCCATGCACGACTCCTCTCCCGCGGCGCACGACGACGCGTCGGACGACGTCTTGCGGAGCTCCACCTCGTTGATCGGCGCGGCCACCGCCACCATCTTCTCCCCCTTCTTGCGCTGCTCCTCCGCCGTCGGGTCGGCGTCATTGTCGTCGTCCCCAATCGCCACCGGGCCCTTGGCGGCGCCGCCCTCGCCGTCGCTGACCAGGAGGTCGTGCTGCAGCCACGCCGTGATCCAGCCGAGGTAGATCAGCTCCTCCATGTCTGCCGCCCACCGGTCCCGGAGCACCTCCATACCGTCCAGCAGGTCCTTGCTGCTCGACAGCTTCCGCATGCTCCTCTCCACGGCGACCTCCACGCTCTATGCCGTGCACGCACAAGGAATATCTTGATCAGACGAAAATGGAGGAAGGAAATGTCGATGAAGCGAAGAAGACAATACGTACCTCACTGTCTGTTCCTTTCCCCTTCTGCAGCTGCAAAACCAGCTCCTTCATCTCCGCCATGAGCTGCTCAAAGCCTCGGCACCTCGTTGCCATCTCTGCCTCCCGGGCATCCAAAGCCAGGATCCTTCCATCAATGGCGTCGAACTCTTGTCTGCTCTTCCTGGCAACCTTCCTGAACTTGCTCTGCAGCGCGTCGAGGCTCGCCCGCATCACGGCGAACTCTTCGGCGGCCGCCCGGATCTCCGTGGCGGCCGCCTCGAGCCGCTGGTTCTGCGACTCCAGCAGCTCCAGCTTCATCCCCAGGCACATGATCTGCATCTTCTGGTACGTCGACTCCTGCTCCTTCGCGTCACAGTAGTCGTGGAACCGCGACTCGATGCCGGCGGCTCGCTCTTCGAGGGCCGACACCACGCGCTTCAGGCTCTCGACCTCCTCGGCGCCGGCGGACGTCCCCTCCACACCCTGGAACTTCTGGTTGTTGACTGAAACTTCCGATGAGCTCTCGGTGTCCTGCGCCACCGTGATTTCCTCAGTAACAGAAGCCCGCCTCGCGTGGCCGCCACCGTGGAGCCTGCCGGTGCTGTAGGGGGTCTCCGCTTGCACCAGCTTCCACGGCGCCCGGTTCGGGGACTCCatttctcctcctccctcttctcCTTGAATCAATCTCAAACCGTCTGACGATGATGATTGATCCAACTGGATCGAGTTACCAGACGAGTCTAGGTCACTGTGCCTGATTGCTCTATCTGCTATGAGGCCGCAGATAAAAGAACCTGCCAGGGGAAAAGCCAAGGGAATTATTATCTTGAGAAGGAGATTCTTGATGTCCTCTGCTTGCTTGCTTCCCATTTAGAACATTTCATCATTCCTGCAGTCTGCATGAAACAAGCTCCTTTATTAGTAGTATGTATATCTGGCCAGTGCCCCACCCCATAAGCCCTGACTTGCTTTGCCTTCAGGGCTAAACTATGCCAAGTTTCTCCAGGTCTGTAACCCAAGAACAGCTGCTTGGGTGACATCTTTGATCAAGTTTCAACACACGGAAATTTTCGCTTCTTCGGTGTGATTTGACAGTATTAATAAACACATTAACTGTTGAAGTCGGTAACCAATTGGGATTCATCATATCTTTGCCTTGCAAGGCAAGATTAGTACTGTTCTGTTTCTTGCTTGAGAGAGGAAAGCACAACCATAGCATGCACCGGATGCAAACTCTTCCCGGTTTGTTTGGAGTGTACAAGATCGTCACCTATGAGCATCGGGAAACCTTTCCTAGTATAGTATATGTTGGTTGCTAGCTACCAGCATACGTGCAGCAGCCTACACTACTTGACTATGGGGCTTGCTTGCTTCCTGTGATGTCCACACTGTCGTGTTTGGGCTGTTTGCGTATGCCCTCTTTTACAAGTATTCTTTCTGTGTTTTATGTTGAAGCTTATTGTGCAGTCAAACTATGTAATGATGCGTACAGTACCCTTCACCCTGTTTTTTATCCAATCAAGAGATCCCAACTAAGCTATCCCGTGAATCCCCTAAAACTCTCCCCGTGTGTGTAGCATTGCTCTTTTTACTCCGTGTATTAGATGtatgtcaagtcaaactttgcaagCCCTCTTTTACAAGCATTCTTTCTGTGTTCTATGTCGAAACTTATTGTGCCATCAAACTATGCAAAGATGTGTACAGTAAAGTATTGGTGAAGCAAAGCTACTCTTTTTTGTTAGATGGCCTATTATGTAGTGTGATTTTATGTATTTTTACCTTTGAACAATAAAGCATGGAAGTTTATATTCCTTTGCAGCTTTGCTCCTGTCAATGTTGAAATGATCAGTACTTCCGCAACCGGATCCAAAACATTCTTCACACGGGCAAAGCTGCCATTCTCCTGAATGGGGTCCCAGACAACTGGATACAATGCAAGAATGGCCTGCGGCAAGGTGACCCGGCCTCCCCCTACCTTTTTCTCATCATCGCCGACCTGCTCCAACAGCTCATCTTCCAAAACGTAGAGCCTGCTCTCCACCACCCAATCTTCTCCCACTTACCTCCCACTGTTCTCCAATACGCCGATGGCACGCTTATCATTGCAGCCGCCTCTCCTGTCGCCGCAACAACCCTCAAAGTAATCCTAAACAATTTTGCGCAAGCTACGGGCCTCACCATCAACTTCTCCAAAACCACTCTAGCCACTCTTCACACAGATGATACCATGGCTGCTGCCACTGCTCTCGCCATGGGTTGCTCCCGCGCTCCCTTCCCTCAACTCAAACGTACCTCGGCCTACCCCTTGCCCCAACCAAACCTCCTACCAATGCCTTTGCTCCGTTGTTAGAATGATCTCGCAAATTATTGACGGGCTGGTGTGCTAAACTGCTTGACAAAGGTGATCGTCTCATTCTCATCTCCACGGTTTTAGACTCCCTCCTCACCTACTTCATGTCAGTGTTTCGCATTTCAAAGAAACCCCTCAAAATCATCGACTCTCTGAGAAGGGCTTTTTTCTGGGCAGGGGACGACGCTTGCTCAGGAGCTCAATGCCTTATTGCGTGGGAAAATGTTTGCTTACCAAAAAAATTCGATGGTTTAGGGCTAAAAAACCTGCATGTGCAAAATAACTGCCTACTCATGAAATTTGCAGCCAAAGCCCTCTCCTCTGCATAGTCACCTTGGCTAGAATGGTTAGAACTTCAACACCCCAATGCCTTAGTCCCCTCGGCTCCTCAAACCTCGTTTCTTTGTCGCACAATAGCTCAGCAAATCCCCACCCTTCAGACTATCTCCTTTGTGTTAACAAACAGTGGATCGCATACATACTTTTGGCTTGACACCTGGTTGACCCCAAAACCTCTAGCTA
This DNA window, taken from Triticum aestivum cultivar Chinese Spring chromosome 1D, IWGSC CS RefSeq v2.1, whole genome shotgun sequence, encodes the following:
- the LOC123165956 gene encoding protein CHUP1, chloroplastic, whose amino-acid sequence is MGSKQAEDIKNLLLKIIIPLAFPLAGSFICGLIADRAIRHSDLDSSGNSIQLDQSSSSDGLRLIQGEEGGGEMESPNRAPWKLVQAETPYSTGRLHGGGHARRASVTEEITVAQDTESSSEVSVNNQKFQGVEGTSAGAEEVESLKRVVSALEERAAGIESRFHDYCDAKEQESTYQKMQIMCLGMKLELLESQNQRLEAAATEIRAAAEEFAVMRASLDALQSKFRKVARKSRQEFDAIDGRILALDAREAEMATRCRGFEQLMAEMKELVLQLQKGKGTDSESVEVAVERSMRKLSSSKDLLDGMEVLRDRWAADMEELIYLGWITAWLQHDLLVSDGEGGAAKGPVAIGDDDNDADPTAEEQRKKGEKMVAVAAPINEVELRKTSSDASSCAAGEESCMGLAGCRTGIGRPRLLRKIRGWARGKGPIKGSES